Within the Bradyrhizobium ottawaense genome, the region AGCGGCTGGCTCGCGCAGGTGTTCTCGGTCCGTCGCTACCTCCTGACCAACGCCGTCCTGTTTCTCATCCTCTCGGTGGCCTGCGCTTTTGCGCAGGACCTGCCGCAGATGATCGTGCTGCGCGCGATCCAGGGTTTTACCGGCGGCGTGCTGATCCCGATGGCGTTCACCCTCATCATTACGTTGCTGCCGAAGACAAAGCAGCCGGTCGGGCTGGCGCTGTTTGCGGTGTCCGCGACCTTCGCGCCCGCCATCGGCCCAACCATCGGCGGCTACCTGACCGAAAACTGGGGCTGGCAGTACATCTTCTACGTCAATCTGGTGCCGGGCGCCGTGATGATCGCAATGCTGTGGTTCTCGCTCGAAGCCAAGCCGATGAAGTTGTCGCTGCTGCGCGAAGGCGACTGGGGCGGCATCGCGACCATGGCCATCGGTCTCTCCGCATTGCAGACCGTGCTCGAGGAAGGCAACAAGGACGACTGGTTCGGCTCTTCCTTCATCGTCAACCTGTCGGTGATTGCAGCGATTTCGCTGACCGCCTTCCTGTGGATCGAACTGACCACCGCAAAGCCGTTGCTCAACCTGCGCCTGCTGGCCCGCCGCAATTTCGGCTTCGGCGTGCTCTCCAATTTTCTGATGGGCGTCGCCCTTTACGGCTCGGTGTTTATCTTGCCGGTCTACCTGTCCCGCATTCAGGGCTATAATTCCGAACAGATCGGCATGGTGCTGGCCTGGACCGGTCTGCCGCAACTCCTGCTGATCCCCCTGGTGCCGCGGCTGATGAAACGCTTCGACCCGCGGCTGGTCATTGGCGTCGGCTTCGCCCTGTTCGCCGCTTCCAACTTCATGAACATCTACATGACCAACGATTACGCCACCGATCAGTTGTTCTGGCCCAACGTGGTGCGTGCCGTCGGACAGGCATTGGCCTTCGCGCCGCTCTCGGCCGTCGCCACATCAGGCATCGAAGCGCAGAATGCAGGCTCGGCCTCCGCCCTGTTCAACATGATGCGCAACCTCGGCGGCGCCGTCGGCATCGCCGCGCTGCAGACCTTCCTGACCAAGCGCGAGCAGTATCACTCCAACGTGCTGATGCAGTCGGTGTCGATACTGGAGCAGGCAACCCGTACCCGGATCGAGCAACTGACGCAGTATTTCATCACTCACGGCGTCGCCGATCATGCGGAAGCGACGCATCGTGCGGTGATCGCCATCGGCAGGATCGTGCAGAAGCAGGCCTTCATCCTGGCCTTCAGCGATACCTTCTATCTGCTCGGCGCCGCGCTAATCGTTGCACTCATGGCAGCGTTGCTGCTGAAGAAGCCCAACCATCTTGCAGATGGCGGCGCGCACTGACTTTTTAGACGCGTTTTCTCGAAAACGCTTTTGGAATATACCTTCAACCCCGAGAAAGGAGAACGACCATGAAACCCCGGATGAACTACTACCAGGCTGCCCCCGACACCATCAAGGCGCTCAGCGCACTGGAAGCCCAGATCCAGGGCTCCGGCCTCGAAAAATCGCTGATCGAACTGGTCAAGACCCGCGCGTCGCAGATCAATGGCTGCGCCTTTTGCATCAACATGCACACCCAGGACGCCCGCAAGCAGGGCGAAACCGAGCAGCGGTTGTATCTGCTGAACGCCTGGCGCGAGTCGCCGCTCTACACCGACCGCGAACGCGCCGCATTGGCGTGGACCGAAGCGTTGACGCTGATCGCCGAGACTCACGCGCCCGACGATCTCTACAACGATGTCCGCGCCCATTTCAACGAAGCGGAGACGGTCAATCTGACCATGCTGATCGGGGCGATCAATGCGTGGAACCGGCTCGCGATCGCGTTCCGCGCGGTGCACCCGGTGAAGGTGGCGGCTGCGGTGGCGTGAGCGCGTAACTGTCGTGCCCCGCGAAGGCGGGGCATCCAGCACGCCGGGGCTTCTTGGTCAATTACGAACGTCTCTGGAATACTGGATCGCCCGCTCCAGTGCGCAATCGCGCACAAGGCGGGCGATGACGTACCGAGACTACACCGCCGTCTTCTTGGCGAACTCGACATAGATCTCGCGCAGCCGGTCGGTCATCGGGCCGGGCTTGCCGTTGCCGACCTTCTTGCCGTCGATCGTCACCACCGCCTGCACGAACACGGTGGCGCTGGTGACGAAGGCTTCCTTGGCGGCCAGCGCCTCTTCGATCGTGAACGCGCGTTCCTCGACGCGAAGCTGGCGCTCCTCGGCCAGCGCGACCACCGCCTTGCGGGTGCAGCCCGGCAGAATCTCGCTGCCGTTCTGGCGCGTCACGATCACGTCGTCCTGGGTCAGGATGAAGCAGGACGACGAACCGCCCTCGGTCACCTTGCCGTCCTCGATCATCCAGGCTTCGCCGGCGCCGGCGACCGCGGCGGCCTGCTTGGCCAGCACCTGCGCGAGCAGCGCCACGCTCTTGATGTCGCGGCGCGTCCAGCGCAGATCGGGCACGGTGATCACGCCGATGCCGGTCTTGGCCGACGGCGCGTTGATGATGTCCTTGACCGAGGTGAACATGACCAGCGTGGGCTTGACGCCCTTGGGAAACGCAAAATCGCGACCGGTGTCGGCGCCGCGCGTCACTTCCAGATAGACCATGCCGTTGACGAGATTGTTGCGGGTCACCAGCTCCCGCTGGATTTCCTGGATGCGCTCGATGCTTTCGGGCAAGGCCAGCTCGATCTCGCCGACCGAACGCTCCAGCCGCGCCAGATGCGAGGCGTTGTCGATCAGCTTTCCGTCCAGCACCGCGGCGACTTCGTAGATGCCGTCGGCAAACAGGAAGCCGCGGTCCAAAATCGAGACCTTGGCCTCTGACATGGGCACGAACGAGCCGTTGACGTAAGCGATCTGTTCCAAAGCGGATTCTCCCGGGGAGGCACGACGAAGACGGTCCTTCCTATACGCAAATTGTTAATGCCGATAAACCCTCCCGACGTCATTCCGGGGCGGCACGCGATTGCACCGAGCACCTCGGAACAATGAAGCCTAATGCGACAGAATCTTCGACAGGAATTTCTGCGCTCGGTCGCTCCGCGGACTGCCGAAAAAGTCCGTTTTCAGCGCGTCCTCGACGATTTCGCCCTGATCCATGAAGATCACCCGGTGCGCGACCTTGCTGGCAAAGCCCATTTCATGGGTCACGACCATCATGGTCATGCCCTCGCGGGCGAGATCGACCATGACGTCGAGCACCTCCGAGATCATTTCGGGGTCGAGCGCCGAGGTCGGTTCGTCGAACAGCATCGCGATCGGGTCCATGGCGAGCGCCCGCGCAATTGCCACACGCTGCTGCTGGCCGCCGGACAGTTCGGCCGGATATTTGTTCGCTTGCGCCTTCAAGCCGACGCGATCGAGCAGCTTTTCGGCCTTGGCGATCGCCTCGGCGTGCGACCGGCCCAGCACCTTCTCCTGCGCGAGACAGAGGTTCTCGATGATCCGCAAGTGCGGAAACAGCTCGAAATGCTGGAACACCATGCCGACTCGCGCCCGGAGTTTCGGCAGGTCGGTTTTGGGATCATTGACCTTGATGCCGTCGAGGATGATCTCGCCTTCCTGAAACGGCTCCAGCGCGTTGACGCATTTGATCAGCGTCGATTTTCCCGAGCCCGAGGGGCCGCACACCACCACCACCTCGCCCCTGGCGACGCTGGTGGTGCAATCCTTCAGCGCCTGGAAGGCCGGACCGTACCATTTATTGACGTGGCTGATTTCGATCATGCTGAGCCTTTACCGGACAATGGCAATGCGTGCCTGCAGGCGCCGAACGCCAAAGGACGCGAGACTGGAAATCGCGAAATAGACCGCGGCTGCGAACAGGTACATCTCGACCAGCCGGCCGTCGCGTTGCGCCACCTTGCTGGCGGCGCCGAGAAAATCAGGGATCGACAGCACGTAGACCAGCGAGGTGTCCTGGAACAGCACGATGGTCTGCGTCAGCAGCACCGGCAGCATGTTGCGGAACGCCTGCGGCAGCACGACATAGCGCATGGTCTGGCTGTAGGTCAGGCCGAGCGCGTTGGCGGCCGCCGGCTGCCCCTTGGAGATCGACTGAATGCCGGCGCGCATGATTTCGGAAAAATACGCCGCCTCGAACAGGACGAAGGTGATCAGCGAGGATGCGAACGCGCCGACGCGTATCGGCCGCGACGATCCCGTCAGCCATTGCCCGATATACGGCACCAGGAAATAGAACCAGAAGATGACCAGCACCAGCGGCAACGAGCGCATCAGGTCGACATAGAGGCCCGCGATGCGACCCAGCAACTTGAAGCCGGACAATCGCATCAGCGCGATCAACGTGCCGAACACCAGTCCGCCGACCGCGGAAAGCGCGGTGAGCGTCAGCGTAAACGTCATACCGTCGAAAAACAGGTAGCCCAGCGACCGGCGGATGACGTCGAAATCAAAGGTGCTGAACATCAGATGACCTTCACTTCCCGGAGATGTAGCCGGGGATGGCAACCCGGCGCTCGAGAAAGCGCATGGCGGTCACGACGACGATGTTGATGAGAAGATACAGCACCGTCGCGGCGGTGAAAGCTTCGAACACCTGGAACGAAAATTCCTGCATCGCACGGGCTTCGCCGGTCAGCTCGATCAGTCCGATGGTAATGGCAACCGACGTGTTCTTGATGGTGCTGAGAAATTCGGACGTCAGCGGCGGCAGGATGACACGGAAGGCGATCGGCAGCAGCACGTAGCGGTAGGCCTGCGTCGTCGTCAGCCCCAGCGCGGTCGCGGCCATCTTCTGCCCACGCGGCAACGAACCGATGCCGGCGCGGAGCTGTTCGGCCACACGTACCGACATGAACAGACCGACGCCGATTGCCGCCGTCCAGAACGGTGCGTTGGGCATTTGCTTCAACCACAATCCCGCCGTGCGCGGCAGCAGTTCCGGCAACACGAAAAACCACAGGAACAATTGTACCAATAGAGGAATGTTGCGGAAGAACTCGACGTAGCAGAAGCCGATCGCCGACGCCGTCTTCGACGGCAGCGTGCGCATCACGCCGACGATCGTTCCGATCACCAGCGCAATGATCCAGGCCAGCAGCGCGGTCTTGATCGTCAACACCAGCCCGGACAGCAGCATGTCGAGATAGTTGCCGGTGCCGTTCGGCGACGGCTCCCAGAAAATGTGCCAGTTCCAGTGATAGTTCACTTTCGTCCCCGCGAAGCGCTGCCGATGTCACGCGCCAACGCCTGCGAGATTAGCGCTTATGCGAACAACGTCCATGCAAATTTCCGGCCATTCCTCGGTGGAATGGCCGGACCTGATGAGTGATCCTCATCCTGAGGAGCGCGCCCATGCGCGCGTCTCGAAGGATGAAGGCCCGGCTGTGGCCTCATGGTTCGAGACGCCGCTTCGCGGCTCCTCACCATGAGGGTCTGATGTTTACTTATACGAATCCGGATCCGGCGAGTCCGAGGGCTTGGCGAATTCGTTCTTCAGCTCCGCACCGATCGGCGTATTGAGATTCAAGCCCTTTGGCGGGATTTTCTGCGTGAACCACTTGTCGTAGATCTTCTGGCCCTCGCCGCCGGTGTAGAGCGCAGCCGTGGCGTCGTCGACCACCTTCTTGAAGGCCGGGTCGTCCTTGCGCAGCATGATGCCGTACGGTTCCGGCTTCGAAAATGCATCGCTCGAAATCACGTAGGCATCGGGATCCTTCGATCCGGCAACGAAACTCGCGAGCAGGATATCGTCCAGCACGGCAGCCACCGCACGATCGGTCTCGACCAGCAGGAACGACTCGGCATGTTCCTTGGCGGGGATGATGTTGATGCCGAGGTTGCGCGCCGCATTGGCTTCGGTGAGCTGCTTGATGTTGGTGGTGCCGGAGGTGGAAGCCACCGGCTTGCCCTTGAGATCATCGATCGAGTTGAGCTTGCTCGACTTCTTGGAAACGAACCGGGTCGCGGTCAGAAAATGCGTGTTGGTGAACGCCACCTGCTTGAGCCGGTCGGTGTTGTTGGTGGTCGATCCGCATTCCAGATCGATGGTGCCGTTGGCCATCAGCGGAATCCTCGCCGAGGACGACACCGGGTTGAGCTTGACCTCGAGCTTGTCGAGCTTCAGCTCCTTCTTCACGGCATCGACGATCGCAAGGCAGATGTCCATGGCATAGCCGACCGGCTTCTGGCTGTCGTCGAGGTAGGAGAACGGGATCGACGACTCGCGATAGCCGAGCGTGATGGCGCCGGTCTCCTTGATGTTCTTGAGTGTCCCGGTCAGCTCCTCACTGCCCGCCTGTCCGGCGTAGCAGGCGATTGCAAGCGTGTACGCGACCGTACGCCATTGCCTCATTCGAATTCTCCTCATTGGACGATTCCGGACCGTTCGGCGACCGAACCGACTGTAAACGTCTACGCCCATGCAATGACCGGGCCATTGCACCCCAGCCAGACCTCATCCCCGCGTAACGGCTGCGCCGTTATCGCTGGAGGAGCGGCGTCTTCGCCGCGTCTCGAAGGATGAAGCCGCTAGCCGGGCCACATGGTTCGAGACGCCGCTTCGCGGCTCCTCACCATGAGGATGTGCACTTATTTATACGAATCCGGATCCGGCGAGTCCGAGGGCTTGGCGAATTCGTTCTTCAGCTCGCTGCCGATCGGCACGTTGAGGTTCAGCCCCTTCGGCGGAATCTTCTGCGTGAACCACTTGTCGTAAATCTTCTGGCCCTCGCCGCCGGTATAGAGTGCGGCGGTCGCGGCATCGACCACCTTCTTGAAGGCCGGATCGTCCTTGCGCAGCATGATGCCATAGGGCTCGGGCTTGGAGAACGCATCCTTGGAGATGACGTAATCGTCCGGGGCTTTCGATCCGGCGGCGAGGCTTGCCAGCAGGATATCGTCCATTACGAAGGCCACCGCGCGATCGGTTTCGACCATCAGGAAGGCCTCGGCATGATCCTTGGCCGGAATGATGTTGATGCTGAGATTGCGCGCGGCGTTGGCTTCGGTGAGCTGCTTGATGTTGGTGGTGCCGGCGGTCGAGACCACCGTCTTACCCTTGAGATCGTCAATCGAATTGATCTTGCTCGCCTTCTTGGTGACGTAGCGGCTCGCGGTCAGGAAGTGGGTGTTGGTGTAGGCGATCTGCTTCTGCCGCTCGGTATTGTTGGTGGTCGAACCGCATTCGAGATCAATCGTGCCGTTGGCGAGCAGCGGAATGCGGGTCGACGACGTCACCGGATTGAGCTTGACTTCGAGCTTGTCGAGCTTGAGTTCCTTCTTCACGGCATCGACGATCTTGTAGCAGATGTCCATGGCATAGCCGATCGGCTTCTGGCTGTCGTCCAGATAGGAGAACGGGATCGAGGAGTCGCGAAAGCCGAGCGTAATGGCGCCGGTTTCCTTGATGTTCTTCAGCGTCCCCGTCAGGTCCTCGGCTCGCGCCTGGCCTGCGCAAAGCGCGGCGGTGAACGACAAGCCGATGATAGTCGAGCGTTTCATACCTGTACTCCTCGTCTGGGTTACGTCGATTGCTTGAGAATCTCGCCGAGCACCGGCGAGATGTAGCGGCGAAACTGATCGGGATTTTCGCTCATCGGAAAATGGCCGAGCTGCTCCATGATGGTGACACTGGCGCCAGGGATCGCGGCGGCGGTCCGTTTGGTATCTTCCGGCGTGCAGGAGAAATCATACTCGCCGGTGAGCAGAAACAGCGGACATACTTTAGTATCGATCTGCGCCACCCGGCCGCGCAGGTCGCCGTCGACCCGGTAGAAATAGAGATCGCCCTTGAAGACGCCCGGACCGCCCTGTTTATAGCCCCACAGCGTCTCCATCCGCGAACTGGCCGGGCTTTGCGGCGCGATCAGGCCGGATACCAGCGCGGCGCAGACTTCGCCGCCATGGACATCGGGGCGGTTGAGCCATGTGGTGTCGTACCACGGCGCCTGGAAATCGGCTGCCTCGAGCCCGATCAGCGCGCGGAATTCCGCGGCATGGTCGATCGCGAGGTTGAGGACGATGCGGCCGCCGATCGAGCATCCCATCACGACCGGCCTGTCGAGTTTCAGCGCCCGGCAGAAGGCGCGGATGGTCTGCGTGTAGCGCGCCGTCGTGAGCTGATATTCCGAACCGTCCCAGCTATCAGGCGGGTTGGATTTGCCGTGCCAGGGCATGTCGAAGGCGATGATGCGGAAATTCTTCGCGAATGCTTCATCGGCGAGCAGATGCCGCCATTGCCTGTTGTCGGCGCCCGCGGTGTGCAGGCACACCAGCGGGATCCCCGTGCCGCTTTCCTCGAAATAGATGCGGTGCATCTCGCCATCGATATCGACATGGACGTAACGGCCCACCATCGCCTCGATATCGCCGTTCATGATGCCACCATGACGAAGTTCTGCCGCGGCAGCGCCAGCACGTCCTTGAAATATTGCAGGTTGGCGATGAAGGGATGCAGGTCGCCTTCCAGCACCGCATCCCCGCGCTTGGTCAGCGCCAAGAGATCGTGGAAGCCCGGCCGCGGCGCGGCCTGCCAATGTTCGGCCCAGGCCGTGGGCGAGGCGCGATAGGAAAATCGCCACGACCGCATCAAGACCGGCGCCGGGGTCAGGTCGACGATCCGTCCCTGACGGATCGAGGCGTGAAAGGGATGGCCGGTCGGTCCGAGCAGGCATTCGCAATCGAGAAAGCGGCCGCGTGCGATCAGCGCCGGCGTCTGGTCGAGAAGGGCCGGAATTCCGGCGAACGCCTGAATGACAGCGGCGTCGGTGGCGTTCGTAGTTGAAATCATGCGCTCCAGAGCGTGTCCCGCGGCGCCGGCATTGGCGAGCACAGGATGGCCCGAAGCTCGGGCCGTCGCAAGGTACCGCGACCTTTAGTCTGCCTTGATTATTGCTTGCCGCCGCTGCCCCTAGCCCGCCTTGATGACCTTCAACGTACTCGGCCGGGCCGGCTGCGCCATCGCCCGCATCAGGATCTGCACTTCCTTTTTCAGCATCTCGGCCAGCTCGGCCTCGCGCCGCCGGATACGGTCGCTGGAGGCGCCGATGCTCAAGGCCGCGACCACCAGCCCGGTGTCGTCGCGAACCGGCACGCCGACCCCGCCCATGCCGGGATAGGCGGCGTCGAGCAGCAGGGTGTGGCCGTGCTTGCGTGCCGCCGTAATGCGTTCGCGCAGATATTTCGGCGTGATGCGCGGCGACTTCGCCAGCCGCGGTATCAACACCTCGATGATCGCCTCGATCTCGGCATCCGGCAACCACACCATCAGTGCGAGGCTGCCGGCACCGACGCCAAGCGGCCGGCGGCTGCCGATCTGCAGGTAATTCGGCTGCAGCGGATGGCTGCCGACCGAGCGCGCCAGATACAGCGCCTCGACGCCGCTGCGCACCGACAACAGTGCGGTATCGGCGGATCGCTCCGACAGCCGCAGCAGGCTCGGCTGCGCCAGTTCGGCGATATCGACGGTGCGGCGCGCGCTGATCGCCATCACGCGCGCTTCCTGGCCGAGTTCATAGGTTTTCGCGCCGGCGACGCGGCTGACAAAGCCCTCGTCGATCAAGGAACCCAGAATGCGCAGCGTCGTCGCCTTGTTCAGCGAAGTCGCATCCGCAATCTCGGTCAGCCGCAGCGGCGAATTCTGCGCCAGCACGCGCAGGATCGCGCAGACCTTCTGGATGGCGTTGAACTTGTCGGCCTGCCCGACCACGGACAGCACCGGCTTTTTCTTGTGCGTCCCCGCCATCGTCTGGTCTCCGCTTTCCCCCGATCCTAGAGCGAGCGAAGCGCTTGCGACAGGCATTTATTTCGTCTGACAGACCGTTCTTTGTAGGATATCGGCCCGAATTTCGAGGCCATTCTCCAGCGTGGAAATATTATTCCGCAAGGCGAACCCGTCATCCGCCGACGTCCGCCGGATCGTGACCAGCGCGCAGAGGCTCACGATGCCGCACAGGGTGATGTAATAGCCGGGCGCGAGATTGCCGAAAAAGGCAAAGGTCCCCATCCAGGCCATGGTCACCGGCGACATGCCGCCGAATACCGTGACGCCGATATTGTAGCTCAGGCCGAGCCCGGTGCCGCGCGTCGCCGGCGGGAACAGTTCGGACATCAGCGCCGCGAGCGGTCCGAAGTAGAGCGCCTTCATGGTACCGAGGCAAAGCACGACCAGGATAATCACCATCGGCGTCGGCGTTTGCGTCAAGATCAGGAAGGCCGGAAAGGCCGATACCAGCAACAGCAGACAGAATGCGATCATGTGGGTGGTGCGCCCGATCCGGTCCGAGATCATTCCGGCGATCGGCGGCAGCACGGTGACCGCGATGCCGGCGGCCAGCGCCGCCTGGAAGCCCACCGACGGCGGCAGCTTGAGCGTTTTGACCACGTAGGTCGGCATGTAGACGATGAGGTAGTTGACCGAGGTCGTCACCGCGATAGCGCCGATGCCCAGCAATACCCGAAGCTTCTGCTCGGCGAACACCCGGGTCACGACGGATTCGCCTTTGGCGGCGGGAGGCGCGGTCGCATCGTCGATATTGTTGCGGATATAGATGCCGATCGGCCCGATCAGGACGCCGAACAGGAACGGAATCCGCCAGCCCCAGGATTCCAGATCGGCGGGGGTCATCGTCAAGGTGAGCCAGACGCCAAATCCCGACGCCAGCAATCCGCTCAGTCCCTGACTGGCGAATTGCCAGCTTGCCACGAAGCCACGCCGGTGCGGCATATGCTCGACCAGAAACGCGGTCGAGCTGCCGAACTCGCCCCCGGCGGAAAAGCCCTGCACCAGACGCGCGAGAATGACCGCGATCGGGGCGAGAATACCGATGGTCGCGTAACCCGGCATCACGCCGACCGCCAGCGTACCGAACGTCATCATGACGATGGAAACCATCAACGACGCCTTGCGGCCGAAGCGATCGGCATAGACGCCGAGCACAACGCCGCCGATCGGCCGCGCCAGATACGACAGGCCGAACGTGCCCAGCGTCAGCAGCAGCGATGCCGTCTGGTCCTCATTCGGAAAGAACGCTTTCGACACATAGATGGCGAAATAGCCATAGACGGCGATGTCGTACCATTCCAGCGCGTTACCGATCGAGGTCGCGACGATCAGCTTAGTAACGTCCTTTTGTTTCGGCACGCACGATACGTCTCGCACTTCGGTTCCCGACAACGCCATCTACGATATCCTTTTCCAAACCCGATTCCGTGTCGTCGCGCCGCATCCCGTCAGGACTTGCGCGGCGTTTCGCCGAGATCCCAGAACAGCCCCGCCATGATCGCCAGCGCTTCCTCGGTCAGCGGCAGCAGGATGTGCTCGTCCGGCGCGTGCTGCGAGCAACCGGGGTAGGAATGCGGCACCCAGATCGTCGGCAGCCCGAGCCCTTCGGCGAATACGCCATTGGGCAGCGAACCGCCAATATTCGGCAGGATCGCCGGCGACTTTCCGGTGGTCTTGCGGATCGAATTCGCCGCCCAGTTCACCCAGGGACTATCGACATCGGTTCGCGACGCGCCAAACCGCTGCTGGCCGGTGACGTCGATCATCGCAAAGCCATTGGCGTGCAGATAGTCCCTGACGGCATCGACGACCTTTTCGTATTCGGTGCCGACCACGAAGCGAAGCTGCAGCACCGCGCGCGCCCGCCCCGGGATCGCATTCGCCGGCTCCTCGATATTGCCCGACGACATCGCCAGCACTTCCAGCGTGTTCCAGGCATAGACGCGTTCGGCGGCCGACAGGTCGTCTTCGCCCCAATTTTCGGACAGCTGCGGCTCATCCGCCGTCGGCTTCACCTCCACTTCGGCCAGCACGGAGCGAATCTGGTTGGTGATGCGCGGCGGCCTCATGATCTCCAGCTTCATCCGCCCCCGGTGATCGACCAGTGCGGCAATGGCATTGGCGAGGATGGTGGCGGGGTTGGCGAGCAGCCCGCCCCAATTGCCGGAGTGATTGCCGCCTTCGCGCAGGTTGACATCGAGCGCAATGCGGACACCGCCACGGCAGCCGAGAAAGACGGTGGGACGGTCCGCCGACAGCCGGGGACCGTCGGAAGCCAGCAACAGGTCGGCCTTCAATTCCTCGTGCAAGGAGGCGCAGACCTGCGCCAGATCCGGCGAGCCGATTTCCTCAGAGGTCTCGATGATGAACTTGGCGTTGAAGCCGAGCTTGCCGCCCCTCGCCTCGTGCACCGCACGCAACGCCGCCATATTGATGCTGTGCTGACCCTTGTTGTCGGCGGTGCCGCGGCCGTAGACCCGCTCGCCTTTGGTCGTGGTCCGCCACGGATCGAGATTGTCCCGCCATTCGCCGGCCATGCCGCCGACGACATCGCCGTGGCCATAGGACAGCACGGTCAGCAGCGACGGGTCCTCGCGATAGTCGGCCAGCAGATAGGGCCCCTTGCCGATGGGCGATTCCACGATCCGCGTCGTAAATCCCATTTCTTCGAAGGCCGGCGTCAGACCCTCCACCAGATAGGCGCGCATCGGATCGCCCGGCAGCGGTTCCTGGCTCTGCGTCCTGAATCCGACCCTGCGGTTCAGCTCAGTGATAAACGCGCCGGAATGAAGATGCTCGCGCGCTTTCGCAATCGCGTCGGCTCTGGTCGCCATGGTCTTTTCCTTGGTACTCATGATTGTAGGGTCGCCAACCTATCGGGATAAATCGCCCGCTGGAAGTGGCGAGCGGGCTACCGAATGGGCCTTGCCAAAGCCGGCCGGAATGCAACAACTTGGACCTCATAGCCCGGCATCCGACCGGGCGACTATCAGGGAGGCCGTTCATGAAAACGATCCTGCGTGCGTCCGCGATGTGTCTGTTGTTTGCCGGTTCCGCCATGGCACTCACCGGTGAACGGATGGCGGAAATGCCGCTCGACAAGATGACGCCCGCCCAGCGCGCCGTGGCCGATGCCATCATGTCCGGCCCGCGCAAGGGGATCGGCGGCCCGTTCAATGCCTGGCTGCGCAGCCCGGTGCTGGCAGACCGGCTGCAGAAGGTCGGCGAATATATCCGTTTCGACACCTCGCTCGACAAGCGCGTCAACGAGATGGCGATCATCATGACCGCGCAGCACTGGGGCTCGCAATATGAGTGGTTTGCCCACGCCCCGCTGGCGATCAAGGCCGGCCTCGACCCGGCCATCGTTGCCGCGATCGGCGCCGGGAACAAGCCCGACAACATGAAGGAAGATGAAGCCATCGTCTGGGAGTTCACCACCCAGCTTCGCAGGGATCACGCTGTAGATGACGCGATCTATGGCCGGGCGCTCGAAAAATTCGGCGAACAGGGCATCATGGACCTGGTCGCGGTCAACGGCTACTACGACGTGGTCTCGATGACGCTCAACGTCGCCCGCGTCGCGCCGCCGGCTGGCGAGCAATTGCCGTTCAAGCAGGCCGGGCGGTAGACTGCTATCCACACCATGGTCGCGTGGCGCCGCCGCGCGGCCGTCCTTTAGAAGTTGCCTTAGAAGTTTCCTTGCATGAAGAAACAGATCCGGCTCAACGCCTTCGCCATGAACTGCGTGGCGCACCAGTCGCCGGGGTTGTGGACCCATCCGCGCGACCGCACCCTCGACTATAACCGCCTGTCGTACTGGATCGACCTCGCCAAGACGCTGGAACGCGGCCGGTTTGACGGGCTGTTCCTTGCCGACGT harbors:
- a CDS encoding amino acid ABC transporter substrate-binding protein → MKRSTIIGLSFTAALCAGQARAEDLTGTLKNIKETGAITLGFRDSSIPFSYLDDSQKPIGYAMDICYKIVDAVKKELKLDKLEVKLNPVTSSTRIPLLANGTIDLECGSTTNNTERQKQIAYTNTHFLTASRYVTKKASKINSIDDLKGKTVVSTAGTTNIKQLTEANAARNLSINIIPAKDHAEAFLMVETDRAVAFVMDDILLASLAAGSKAPDDYVISKDAFSKPEPYGIMLRKDDPAFKKVVDAATAALYTGGEGQKIYDKWFTQKIPPKGLNLNVPIGSELKNEFAKPSDSPDPDSYK
- a CDS encoding alpha/beta fold hydrolase, whose amino-acid sequence is MNGDIEAMVGRYVHVDIDGEMHRIYFEESGTGIPLVCLHTAGADNRQWRHLLADEAFAKNFRIIAFDMPWHGKSNPPDSWDGSEYQLTTARYTQTIRAFCRALKLDRPVVMGCSIGGRIVLNLAIDHAAEFRALIGLEAADFQAPWYDTTWLNRPDVHGGEVCAALVSGLIAPQSPASSRMETLWGYKQGGPGVFKGDLYFYRVDGDLRGRVAQIDTKVCPLFLLTGEYDFSCTPEDTKRTAAAIPGASVTIMEQLGHFPMSENPDQFRRYISPVLGEILKQST
- a CDS encoding IclR family transcriptional regulator, yielding MAGTHKKKPVLSVVGQADKFNAIQKVCAILRVLAQNSPLRLTEIADATSLNKATTLRILGSLIDEGFVSRVAGAKTYELGQEARVMAISARRTVDIAELAQPSLLRLSERSADTALLSVRSGVEALYLARSVGSHPLQPNYLQIGSRRPLGVGAGSLALMVWLPDAEIEAIIEVLIPRLAKSPRITPKYLRERITAARKHGHTLLLDAAYPGMGGVGVPVRDDTGLVVAALSIGASSDRIRRREAELAEMLKKEVQILMRAMAQPARPSTLKVIKAG
- a CDS encoding MFS transporter, whose translation is MPKQKDVTKLIVATSIGNALEWYDIAVYGYFAIYVSKAFFPNEDQTASLLLTLGTFGLSYLARPIGGVVLGVYADRFGRKASLMVSIVMMTFGTLAVGVMPGYATIGILAPIAVILARLVQGFSAGGEFGSSTAFLVEHMPHRRGFVASWQFASQGLSGLLASGFGVWLTLTMTPADLESWGWRIPFLFGVLIGPIGIYIRNNIDDATAPPAAKGESVVTRVFAEQKLRVLLGIGAIAVTTSVNYLIVYMPTYVVKTLKLPPSVGFQAALAAGIAVTVLPPIAGMISDRIGRTTHMIAFCLLLLVSAFPAFLILTQTPTPMVIILVVLCLGTMKALYFGPLAALMSELFPPATRGTGLGLSYNIGVTVFGGMSPVTMAWMGTFAFFGNLAPGYYITLCGIVSLCALVTIRRTSADDGFALRNNISTLENGLEIRADILQRTVCQTK
- a CDS encoding M20 family metallopeptidase, with the protein product MSTKEKTMATRADAIAKAREHLHSGAFITELNRRVGFRTQSQEPLPGDPMRAYLVEGLTPAFEEMGFTTRIVESPIGKGPYLLADYREDPSLLTVLSYGHGDVVGGMAGEWRDNLDPWRTTTKGERVYGRGTADNKGQHSINMAALRAVHEARGGKLGFNAKFIIETSEEIGSPDLAQVCASLHEELKADLLLASDGPRLSADRPTVFLGCRGGVRIALDVNLREGGNHSGNWGGLLANPATILANAIAALVDHRGRMKLEIMRPPRITNQIRSVLAEVEVKPTADEPQLSENWGEDDLSAAERVYAWNTLEVLAMSSGNIEEPANAIPGRARAVLQLRFVVGTEYEKVVDAVRDYLHANGFAMIDVTGQQRFGASRTDVDSPWVNWAANSIRKTTGKSPAILPNIGGSLPNGVFAEGLGLPTIWVPHSYPGCSQHAPDEHILLPLTEEALAIMAGLFWDLGETPRKS
- a CDS encoding carboxymuconolactone decarboxylase family protein — encoded protein: MKTILRASAMCLLFAGSAMALTGERMAEMPLDKMTPAQRAVADAIMSGPRKGIGGPFNAWLRSPVLADRLQKVGEYIRFDTSLDKRVNEMAIIMTAQHWGSQYEWFAHAPLAIKAGLDPAIVAAIGAGNKPDNMKEDEAIVWEFTTQLRRDHAVDDAIYGRALEKFGEQGIMDLVAVNGYYDVVSMTLNVARVAPPAGEQLPFKQAGR